A window of Tripterygium wilfordii isolate XIE 37 chromosome 7, ASM1340144v1, whole genome shotgun sequence contains these coding sequences:
- the LOC120002199 gene encoding kinesin-like protein KIN-12D codes for MLRDFKFLRRNSSKKDEIENVPVNHGDSAEMHASTDSSRAPLNAIQDPNPPNPRPEEEGVSTRGRIDRTPTNPSLRTPDKHIFASSAKNQRFGWPQKSDSSMIAKESRDDTMSVSRGGLVNATPRPSRTIGRANSGYSESNSTQSTPTKSVSKPPNSGLRGKIDGNMTRAGNFAALYKGMPSAAGGLATTVVNTVEVPHFDLKEDPSFWMDHNVQVLIRVRPLNSTERSLYSYNRCLKQESAQSITWIGQPETRFTFDHVACETVDQEKLFRMAGLPMVENCLSGYNSCMFAYGQTGSGKTYTMLGEIDDIEVKPSAHRGMTPRIFEFLFARIQAEEESRRDEKLKYNCKCSFLEIYNEQITDLLDPSSTNLLLREDIKKAVYVENLSEFEVCTVSDILKLLIQGSLNRKVAATNMNRESSRSHSVFTCVIECRWEKDSTTNLRFARLNLVDLAGSERQKTSGAEGERLKEAASINKSLSTLGHVIMILVDVANGKPKHVPYRDSRLTFLLQDSLGGNSKTMIIANVSPSTCCAAETLNTLKFAQRAKLIQNNAVVNEDSTGDIVELQHQLRLLKEELSLLKRQNVSRSLSFGSTSVKDTVQLQDNDFTEMTDEMNQPEGDDSSGYESRGIVRLSTKQLKSLETTLAGALRREKMAEISTKKLEAEIEHLNRLVRQREEDTRGTKMMLRFREDKIQRMESLLGGFLPPDSYLQEENRVLSEENHLLQSKLDKNPEVTRFALENIRLLEQLRGFQEFYEEGERQILLGEVSKLRDQLCQFLEGTTKQHNDPSLKIQPQEAMRIIEENDSLHLELKNTLNGLEECRHNLNSCLEENEKLRREMHDLCLIITDLKSQQDDKVGNTETIKDSLRAAPTETHTTMWNELDGVHATLTMNNAEEIMNLQLELDILKIMLKEERSSLSDTEERVVHLNSNLHLAEVNLSLVRKQYEDASNELKEAKSILEALESQQILSINELEDLRRSDSHHVKLLREQGLEIIALKKQLNRRELRDHPTNCSESENSIVQVKLEKMQNSLEKAKRLNMWYQSDRAFQTSNEEEMEEIRQQVEAETAEVIVCMEAELSTLQQQLQVCHLQETEMKNNVKCLENELKELQIKLCLMTEENKCLHGECEEKDGELRTMVEQWELLACEIEEHLADGHDSLINASDQLELISSTFPQKRVLISGKVAKLARIIAEKDLLIEELGRCLDDANNKRSEVEHMLKSLKGAVMVINESHQQECNEKEKEILMLSSELRAKMSVIQKLENKTKMAEHHANEASVCATVAFVIVNRLSEIKLNNLIALKHHEIQLTELEEVNLRKDTLLSNQAAMIEKADQEIQSLRRDVTEFGKTCAELQHKLYQEEKRACTMEHELKDIEENEITRTREKLSELKSGVCALSSCMKMHDRSPDSNNTQEAYGSVDGSGEKRTNADTNPQALDLHLLEDVKNDVSESSFKFGESTDDKEDLKSRSCKDTFCRDITVILLRKEIESALRSLHKVEAEMAKLKDEEEISMSNKQRSQESINFLTIQILALQEAIDDFGKKFDLKIEAVNNKLQAFDQIVQEAGSLWYQTKECLVSEVGEAKIIAAQKAAEASCIFAKFEEAQDTMEEADIMINGLLIANETMKLDIERLKKDEVVLTDERDTFIDQVHSLQSLSDLKDQQLEDLEKQLCSNVLETRDILADLEGTFELLQTSFNENFAFLSLNFFSMKPLALDSMKLVRSWLEDVWSEIVVKDCAVSVLHLCHMGILLETVTGLNTENGLLQHGLCESNSVMADLRIRNSRSSRELEMCRTLKGKLLADIKNSFERISMKEEETEEFTAKLMTFGKKILDLQLQEELMLERSSYVGSQLAILMKELDLNNANFAASFSDQERLLQEKEEALKSQAELFIIELWSKDLESLILASELEEIYCQKDHAERESSLFGAALENLKLQMILSKLDAELGEHTIVAKEEELSLLLKEIEEVERVRWDLSSRLSLSDSKIRDMDEANKALGNEIKLLKDAACANDMLRSQINEVTESRLRLLNQNQELEVQCQKLQEDLKMNEVALESYLSQNSDLDHQNKRFQKDICALEISSSELCNELDKKKAELSEMILFEEENSSLKLELERLKRENSLILQELEEKKSEVESSLCSVDTSDTENRRLKDEICSLETLNSSLQSDVEMKAAKLRDLQHSQSVIVEDLCSKTLDLQTSTEKTNELKGENNLLRNELRSHRKYWKDSLTISSLSIVKCIDSEETVHNKARRLFDDLSRENSTVFNKMFHEMFETIDKAAMAIAELESLEVNAKELVSENMMLQAELVRKEDVLKGLLFDLSLLQETASSTKDQKDEMEEMEASLEALEDELALKSGELDEAVAHRQALEVQLQEKIEMISDLKLDLEKEKKSLELLSFENMDLRAHVKENIADKCSIEDELIQRKKMTESLEMELSEMSNALGQMNDMIESLMVNLNDITSERDQISMDVLSLKENLEKAQAQADANEAIAVEAQQIAESRKIHVEDKEVEVKLLEKSVEELERTINVLENKVEIVKQEAERQRLQREELESELHAVNHQMQNVRNADGDIRRHLDEKEKDLQQAILHIHSLEKDIVYKDAEISQFKAHVSELNLHAEAQATEFKQKFKALESMADQVRPEGHFSHVANSSANKLEKNAAKSRGSGSPFKCIGLGLGQQIKSERDEELTVASQRIEELESLAVSRQKEVFALNARLAAAESMTHDVIRDLLGVKLDMNNCVSLWDNQQVQKIAEKAQLDNSDFQVKDQEVVKLKQQLNEFIKERQGWLEEIDRKQAEMVAAQVALEKLCQRDQLLKTENEMLKIENTNHKKKLMELEGEINKLSGQQNLQQRIHHHAKIREENNMLKIQNEDLSGRLRRTEVVLSRVKEELAHYRASIGKGPHINFDEERRLNNKLKEIEEDRLQLAQKLLNLCTNVLKAAGITKPLADVSPNDAEEALKQLTNKLTSLEKELQNFKFKNRIAGERNKLSELLPQSPPLSLRIGENCQSPRRVSQTQFLSSLDR; via the exons ATGCTGAGAGATTTCAAATTCCTGCGTCGTAATTCAAGCAAGAAAGATGAAATTGAGAATGTGCCTGTAAACCATGGAGATTCTGCTGAGATGCATGCATCTACGGACTCTTCTAGGGCTCCACTGAACGCCATTCAAGATCCGAACCCCCCAAATCCTAGACCCGAGGAGGAAGGTGTGAGTACTCGGGGTAGAATTGATAGGACACCAACTAATCCCTCCCTCCGCACCCCAGATAAGCACATATTCGCATCCTCAGCGAAGAATCAACGGTTTGGGTGGCCACAGAAGAGTGATTCCAGCATGATTGCAAAGGAATCCAGAGATGATACTATGTCAGTAAGTCGAGGTGGGTTGGTGAATGCCACTCCGAGACCCAGTAGGACGATTGGGAGGGCTAACTCGGGGTACTCAGAGAGTAATTCCACGCAGAGCACACCCACAAAGAGTGTTTCAAAGCCTCCCAACTCAGGGCTCAGAGGCAAAATTGATGGTAATATGACCCGTGCTGGGAATTTTGCAGCATTGTATAAGGGGATGCCAAGTGCTGCTGGTGGTTTGGCTACCACAGTTGTTAATACAGTTGAAGTTCCACATTTTGATCTCAAAGAGGATCCTTCATTTTGGATGGATCACAATGTACAG GTTCTTATACGTGTCCGTCCTCTCAATAGTACGGAACGGAGTTTATACAGTTATAACAGGTGTCTGAAGCAAGAAAGTGCTCAAAGCATTACTTGGATTGGGCAACCTGAAACTCGATTCACATTTGACCATGTAGCATGTGAAACAGTGGACCAG GAAAAGCTTTTTAGGATGGCTGGCCTACCTATGGTGGAGAATTGCTTGTCAGGCTATAATAGTTGTATGTTTGCTTATGGCCAG ACTGGAAGTGGGAAGACATATACAATGCTTGGTGAAATTGATGATATAGAGGTCAAGCCCAGTGCACATCGTGGAATGACACCACGGATATTTGAATTCTTGTTTGCAAGGATCCAAGCT GAAGAGGAAAGCCGAAGGGATGAAAAACTGAAATACAATTGCAAGTGCTCTTTCTTGGAGATATACAATGAACAGATAACAGATCTTCTTGACCCTTCATCAACCAATTTGCTT CTGCGTGAAGACATTAAAAAGGCTGTCTATGTGGAAAATCTCTCTGAATTTGAAGTATGCACAGTCAGCGATATTCTAAAGCTTCTAATTCAG GGGTCTTTAAATAGGAAAGTTGCCGCAACAAATATGAATAGAGAGAGCAGTCGTTCACACAGTGTCTTTACCTGTGTAATTGAGTGTAGGTGGGAAAAGGATTCCACCACCAACCTAAGGTTTGCAAGGTTAAATCTAGTTGATCTTGCAGGTTCAGAAAG GCAGAAAACTTCGGGTGCCGAGGGTGAGCGTCTAAAGGAAGCTGCCAGTATTAATAAATCACTATCCACACTCGG TCATGTAATTATGATTCTAGTGGATGTGGCAAATGGAAAACCAAAACATGTTCCTTACAGAGATTCAAGATTGACCTTCCTTCTTCAG GACTCACTTGGTGGAAACTCAAAAACAATGATCATTGCTAATGTTAGCCCTTCTACCTG CTGTGCAGCTGAAACCCTGAACACCCTTAAGTTTGCTCAGCGAGCGAAACTTATTCAAAATAAT GCTGTTGTGAATGAAGATTCTACTGGCGATATAGTTGAGCTACAACACCAGTTACGGCTTCTAAAA GAGGAGCTTTCTCTGCTTAAACGTCAGAATGTCTCTAGGTCCTTGTCATTTGGTTCAACCAGTGTCAAAGATACAGTTCAACTACAGGATAATGATTTCACAGAAATGACTGATGAAATGAATCAACCAGAGGGTGATGATTCGAGTGGATATGAATCCAGAGGCATTGTGAGATTGTCAACCAAGCAG TTAAAATCATTGGAGACAACGCTTGCTGGTGCACTGAGGAGAGAGAAGATGGCCGAAATTTCTACCAAGAAACTTGAAGCTGAAATTGAGCACTTGAATCGTTTG GTTCGCCAAAGAGAGGAAGACACCAGGGGCACTAAAATGATGCTAAGGTTCCGGGAAGACAAGATTCAAAGAATGGAGTCCCTTCTTGGTGGCTTTTTACCTCCAGACTCTTATTTACAGGAGGAGAATAGAGTATTATCTGAAGAGAATCATTTGCTTCAGTCTAAACTTGACAAAAATCCTGAAGTAACTCGCTTTGCATTGGAGAATATAAGGCTTTTAGAACAACTCAGAGG ATTTCAAGAATTCTATGAAGAGGGGGAGAGACAGATACTTTTGGGTGAAGTTTCCAAACTGCGAGACCAG CTGTGTCAATTTCTTGAAGGAACCACTAAGCAACATAATGATCCAAGTTTGAAAATTCAGCCCCAG GAAGCAATGCGCATCATCGAAGAAAATGATTCTCTTCACTTAGAG TTGAAGAACACTCTCAATGGGTTAGAGGAATGCCGGCATAACTTGAATTCTTGCTTAGAGGAGAATGAAAAACTTAGAAG AGAGATGCATGATTTGTGCTTAATCATAACTGATCTAAAGTCTCAGCAAGATGATAAAGTTGGCAACACAGAAACCATCAAG GATTCACTGAGAGCAGCACCAACTGAAACTCACACAACAATGTGGAATGAATTGGACGGGGTGCATGCTACTCTGACGATGAATAATGCAGAAGAAATCATGAATCTGCAGCTAGAACTTGATATACTAAAGATTATGCTCAAAGAAGAGAGATCATCTCTTTCTGACACAGAGGAGAGAGTAGTACACCTGAATAGCAATCTTCACCTGGCGGAAGTAAATCTTTCATTGGTGAGAAAGCAATATGAAGATGCATCAAATGAATTGAAAGAGGCAAAGTCTATTTTAGAAGCTCTCGAGTCCCAGCAGATTTTGTCAATCAATGAATTGGAGGACCTGAGAAGAAGTGACAGTCATCATGTGAAGCTTTTAAGAGAACAGGGGCTTGAAATTATTGCATTGAAGAAACAACTTAATAGAAGAGAGCTGAGAGATCACCCAACTAATTGCTCGGAAAGTGAGAACTCCATTGTACAGGTGAAATTGGAGAAGATGCAGAATTCTCTTGAGAAGGCCAAAAGACTGAATATGTGGTATCAAAGTGATCGTGCATTTCAGACATCTAACGAAGAGGAAATGGAAGAAATTCGTCAGCAGGTGGAAGCTGAAACTGCTGAGGTGATTGTTTGCATGGAGGCAGAACTTTCCACTCTTCAGCAGCAGCTTCAAGTTTGCCATTTGCAGGAGACAGAGATGAAAAATAATGTTAAGTGTTTGGAGAATGAATTAAAGGAGTTGCAGATAAAACTATGCCTCATGACGGAAGAAAACAAGTGTTTACATGGAGAGTGTGAGGAAAAAGATGGAGAACTAAGAACAATGGTTGAACAATGGGAGTTATTGGCTTGTGAAATTGAAGAACATCTTGCTGATGGACATGACTCCCTCATTAATGCATCTGATCAACTTGAACTTATTTCCAGTACTTTTCCACAGAAAAGGGTTTTGATCTCGGGAAAAGTTGCCAAGTTGGCTAGAATTATTGCTGAGAAGGACTTGTTGATTGAAGAACTTGGCAGATGTCTAGATGATGCAAACAATAAAAGAAGTGAGGTGGAGCACATGCTAAAGTCCTTGAAGGGGGCAGTGATGGTTATTAATGAATCCCACCAGCAGGAGtgcaatgaaaaagagaaagagattCTCATGTTGTCATCTGAATTAAGAGCAAAAATGTCTGTCATTCAAAAGTtggagaacaaaacaaaaatggcaGAACATCATGCTAATGAAGCATCTGTTTGTGCAACAGTTGCATTTGTAATTGTGAATAGATTGTCAGAAATTAAGTTAAATAATCTCATTGCCTTAAAGCATCATGAAATTCAACTTACTGAATTAGAAGAGGTGAACTTGAGGAAGGATACACTTCTCAGCAACCAAGCTGCAATGATTGAAAAAGCCGACCAAGAAATCCAATCTTTGAGAAGGGATGTAACAGAGTTTGGGAAAACCTGTGCTGAACTTCAGCACAAGCTTTATCAGGAAGAAAAACGTGCTTGCACCATGGAGCATGAGCTCAAAGATATcgaagaaaatgaaattacgAGAACAAGAGAGAAACTTTCAGAGCTAAAAAGTGGTGTATGCGCACTCAGTTCATGCATGAAAATGCATGATAGAAGTCCTGATAGTAATAATACACAAGAAGCTTATGGATCTGTTGATGGCAGTGGTGAGAAACGG ACAAATGCTGACACAAATCCACAAGCTTTAGACTTGCATTTACTAGAAGATGTGAAAAATGATGTGTCCGAATCTTCTTTTAAATTTGGAGAAAGTACAGATGACAAGGAAGACCTGAAGTCCAGGAGCTGCAAAGATACATTTTGCAGAGATATTACCGTCATTCTTTTGAGAAAGGAAATAGAATCTGCCCTTAGAAGCTTACACAAAGTTGAAGCTGAGATGGCCAAACTAAAGGATGAAGAAGAGATTTCTATGTCTAACAAGCAGCGGAGTCAGGAAAGCATTAATTTTCTCACAATTCAGATACTTGCCTTGCAAGAAGCTATTGATGACTTTGGAAAGAAATTTGATTTGAAGATTGAAGCTGTCAATAATAAGCTACAAGCATTTGACCAAATTGTGCAAGAAGCTGGAAGTCTTTGGTATCAGACAAAAGAG TGTCTTGTGTCCGAAGTTGGAGAAGCCAAGATAATTGCTGCCCAAAAAGCAGCAGAGGCTTCTTGTATTTTTGCTAAGTTTGAAGAGGCCCAAGATACCATGGAAGAAGCAGACATTATGATCAATGGATTGTTGATAGCTAATGAAACAATGAAGCTTGATATAGAGAGGTTGAAGAAAGATGAAGTCGTATTAACCGACGAGAGGGATACATTTATTGATCAGGTTCACAGCTTGCAATCCCTGAGTGATCTAAAGGATCAACAACTTGAAGACCTTGAAAAACAGTTGTGCTCGAATGTGTTGGAAACAAGGGATATTCTTGCAGATCTCGAAGGCACTTTTGAACTGCTACAAACAAGTTTCAACGAAAACTTTGCGTTCCTgtcgttgaattttttttccatgaaGCCTCTGGCTTTAGACTCTATGAAGTTGGTACGGTCTTGGCTCGAGGATGTCTGGTCTGAGATAGTTGTGAAGGATTGTGCTGTATCTGTGCTACATCTGTGTCATATGGGAATTTTGTTGGAAACAGTAACTGGGCTAAATACAGAAAATGGCTTGCTACAACATGGATTGTGCGAATCAAACTCGGTTATGGCTGATCTAAGAATACGCAATTCTAGGTCAAGTAGAGAGCTTGAAATGTGCAGAACTCTTAAGGGGAAACTACTGGCTGACATCAAGAACAGTTTCGAACGAATTTcaatgaaagaagaagaaacagaggaGTTTACAGCTAAATTAATGACTTTTGGGAAAAAGATCTTGGACCTACAACTTCAAGAGGAATTGATGTTAGAAAGGTCAAGCTATGTGGGATCTCAGCTTGCTATTCTGATGAAGGAGCTGGATTTGAATAATGCAAATTTTGCAGCATCTTTTTCGGATCAAGAGCGGCTGCTGCAAGAAAAAGAGGAGGCTCTAAAATCTCAGGCTGAGTTGTTCATTATTGAACTGTGGTCTAAAGACTTGGAGTCACTTATCTTGGCATCAGAGCTAGAAGAGATTTATTGTCAAAAAGACCATGCAGAGAGAGAGTCTTCCCTATTTGGTGCTGCACTTGAAAATTTAAAGCTACAAATGATTCTATCCAAGTTGGATGCAGAGTTAGGAGAACACACCATCGTAGCCAAGGAAGAGGAGCTATCACTTCTGCTGAAAGAAATTGAGGAAGTGGAAAGAGTGAGGTGGGACCTATCGTCAAGGTTGAGCCTAAGTGATTCAAAAATCAGAGATATGGATGAAGCAAATAAGGCTCTTGGAAATGAGATTAAACTGCTAAAAGATGCTGCTTGTGCCAATGATATGTTGAGAAGTCAGATTAATGAAGTTACAGAATCTAGGTTGAGACTGTTGAACCAAAATCAAGAACTTGAAGTCCAATGCCAGAAATTACAAGAGGATTTGAAGATGAATGAGGTTGCTTTAGAAAGTTATCTGAGTCAGAACTCTGACCTTGATCATCAGAACAAAAGGTTTCAGAAAGACATTTGTGCACTGGAGATATCATCAAGCGAACTTTGCAATGAGTTAGACAAGAAAAAAGCAGAGCTAAGCGAAATGATCCTTTTTGAGGAGGAAAACAGTTCACTTAAACTTGAACTAGAGAGGTTGAAGAGAGAAAACAGCCTGATTCTCCAAGAATTGGAGGAGAAAAAATCAGAAGTTGAGTCATCTCTATGCAGTGTAGACACCTCTGATACAGAAAATAGGAGATTGAAAGATGAAATTTGTTCTTTGGAGACTCTTAATTCCAGTTTGCAAAGTGATGTGGAGATGAAGGCCGCGAAACTAAGGGATCTACAGCATTCTCAGTCTGTAATCGTGGAGGATTTATGCTCAAAAACCTTGGATTTGCAAACTAGTACTGAGAAAACAAATGAGTTGAAGGGAGAGAACAATCTATTGAGAAATGAACTCAGGTCTCATAGGAAATATTGGAAAGACTCTCTCACTATTTCAAGCTTAAGCATAGTTAAGTGCATAGATTCAGAAGAAACTGTACATAATAAGGCTAGGAGGTTATTTGATGATCTGAGTAGAGAAAATTCTACAGTTTTTAATAAAATGTTTCATGAAATGTTTGAAACAATTGACAAGGCAGCCATGGCCATTGCAGAGTTGGAGTCCCTGGAGGTTAATGCTAAAGAGCTGGTGTCTGAGAACATGATGCTGCAGGCTGAGTTGGTAAGGAAAGAAGATGTCCTGAAAGGGTTGTTATTCGATCTGAGCCTATTGCAGGAAACTGCATCTAGTACCAAAGATCAAAAAGATGAAATGGAGGAAATGGAGGCTTCCTTGGAGGCTTTAGAAGATGAGCTTGCATTGAAATCAGGTGAGCTTGATGAGGCTGTTGCCCATAGACAAGCCCTTGAAGTTCAGTTGCAAGAGAAGATTGAAATGATATCTGATCTTAAACTGGATCTCGAGAAGGAAAAGAAGTCTCTAGAATTGCTTTCCTTTGAAAATATGGATCTCAGAGCTCATGTTAAAGAAAACATTGCAGACAAATGTTCTATTGAAGATGAAttaatccaaagaaaaaaaatgactgAGAGCTTGGAGATGGAACTCTCAGAAATGAGTAATGCTCTTGGCCAAATGAATGACATGATTGAGTCCTTGATGGTAAATTTGAATGATATTACTAGTGAGAGAGATCAGATAAGCATGGATGTTCTCAGTTTAAAGGAAAACCTGGAGAAGGCCCAAGCTCAGGCTGATGCAAATGAAGCTATTGCAGTGGAAGCTCAACAG ATAGCTGAATCAAGAAAAATCCATGTGGAAGATAAGGAAGTAGAGGTGAAGCTATTGGAAAAGTCTGTTGAAGAGCTAGAGCGTACAATAAATGTACTAGAGAACAAG GTTGAGATTGTTAAACAAGAAGCTGAACGGCAACGATTGCAAAGAGAAGAACTAGAATCAGAGCTTCATGCTGTAAATCATCAGATGCAGAATGTTAGGAATGCGGATGGTGATATAAGAAG gCATTTGGATGAGAAGGAAAAGGACCTTCAACAAGCAATATTACATATACATAGTCTTGAAAAGGATATAGTGTACAAGGATGCAGAG ATATCCCAATTTAAAGCTCATGTCTCTGAGCTAAATTTGCATGCTGAAGCCCAAGCCACTGAGTTCAAGCAGAAG TTTAAAGCATTGGAATCAATGGCTGATCAAGTTAGACCTGAAGGTCATTTCAGCCATGTTGCAAATTCTTCAGCAAACAAGTTGGAGAAAAATGCAGCAAAGTCTAGGGGTTCTGGTTCCCCTTTCAAATGTATTGGATTGGGGTTGGGACAACAAATAAAGTCTGAGAGAGATGAGGAACTTACTGTGGCAAGTCAGCGTATTGAAGAGCTAGAATCCTTAGCAGTTAGTCGACAAAAGGAG gtGTTTGCCTTGAATGCCAGATTAGCTGCTGCGGAAAGCATGACACATGATGTCATCCGTGATTTACTAGGAGTAAAACTGGATATGAATAATTGTGTG TCGTTATGGGATAATCAGCAAGTACAGAAGATTGCTGAGAAGGCTCAACTTGATAATTCAGATTTTCAAGTAAAG GACCAGGAGGTTGTCAAACTTAAGCAGCAGCTCAATGAATTTATTAAGGAGAGGCAAGG ATGGCTAGAGGAAATCGATCGAAAACAGGCTGAAATGGTAGCTGCACAAGTAGCATTGGAAAAGCTTTGTCAGCGAGATCAAttacttaaaactgaaaacgaAATGCTTAAG ATAGAGAACACAAATCATAAAAAGAAGCTGATGGAACTCGAAGGAGAAATAAATAAGCTCTCTGGCCAACAAAATCTCCAGCAGCGCATCCATCATCATGCCAAAATCAGG GAAGAAAACAATATGCTGAAAATTCAGAACGAAGATCTAAGTGGGAGGCTGCGACGAACAGAAGTTGTTCTTTCACGTGTGAAGGAAGAGCTTGCTCATTATCGTGCTTCTATAGGAAAAGGTCCACATATAAATTTTGATGAAGAACGACGGTTGAACAACAAACTGAAG GAAATTGAGGAGGACAGATTGCAATTAGCTCAGAAGTTGTTGAACTTGTGCACCAATGTTTTGAAG GCCGCGGGAATTACAAAACCTTTAGCTGATGTTAGTCCTAATGATGCTGAAGAGGCGCTCAAGCAACTGACTAATAAACTTACTTCTCTGGAAAAAGAActacaaaacttcaaattcaag AATAGAATTGCCGGTGAAAGAAATAAATTGTCCGAGCTTCTGCCTCAGTCTCCACCATTGAGCTTAAGGATAGGTGAGAACTGTCAATCTCCGAGAAGGGTTTCGCAGACTCAATTTCTATCTTCTTTAGATAGATAA
- the LOC120001437 gene encoding probable N-acetyl-gamma-glutamyl-phosphate reductase, chloroplastic — protein sequence MSAATFSSICFDRGSAWKRFPKVSNLNHPNGRNLCIRGSSSGLSPNSLQVANTNGAKLEKEVRVAILGASGYTGAEIVRLLANHPFFGVSLMTADRNAGKSIAAVFPHLATENNLPDTVSISDANFSDVDAVFCCLPHGTTQEIIKGLPRSLKIVDLSADFRLRDISEYEQWYGQPHKAPELQEEAVYGLTEIFREEIGNARLVANPGCYPTSVQLPLIPLIKANLIEDRNIIIDAKSGVSGAGRGAKVDNLYTEIAEGIKSYGITSHRHVPEIEQGLSDASHSKITVSFTPHLMPMSRGMQSTIYVEMVPGVTTEDLYQQLKNSYEDEEFVVLLDKGVVPRTNAIRGSNYCFLNVFPDRIPGRAIIISVIDNLVKGASGQALQNLNVMMGFPENTGLRLPPMFP from the exons ATGAGCGCCGCAACTTTCAGTTCGATATGCTTCGACCGAGGATCTGCGTGGAAG AGATTCCCGAAAGTTTCGAACTTGAATCACCCAAACGGACGGAACCTGTGCATTAGAGGATCATCGTCGGGACTGTCACCGAACTCCTTGCAGGTTGCTAATACGAATGGTGCGAAACTCGAAAAGGAAGTTCGTGTAGCTATTCTCGGTGCTAGCGGTTACACTGGCGCAGAG ATTGTTCGACTCCTTGCAAATCATCCATTCTTTGGCGTCAGTTTGATGACTGCTGATAGAAATGCTGGCAAGTCAATTGCAGCAGTTTTTCCTCATTTGGCAACAGAAAAT AATCTTCCTGATACGGTATCTATCAGTGATGCAAATTTTTCTGATGTGGATGCTGTTTTTTGTTGTCTGCCTCATGGGACAACGCAG gAAATTATTAAAGGACTTCCTAGGAGCTTAAAGATTGTTGATCTTTCTGCT GACTTCCGGTTGCGTGATATTTCTGAATATGAACAATGGTATGGTCAACCACACAAAGCACCAGAATTGCAG GAAGAGGCTGTATATGGTTTGACAGAGATATTCAGGGAGGAGATTGGAAATGCACGCTTGGTTGCCAACCCTGGTTGTTACCCAACTTCTGTTCAACTACCTCTGATTCCATTGATAAAG GCTAATCTCATTGAAGACAGAAACATTATCATAGACGCAAAATCTGGAGTGAGCGGGGCAG GACGTGGTGCTAAGGTGGACAATCTGTACACTGAGATAGCTGAGGGCATTAAGTCTTATGGCATTACAAGCCATCGTCATG TCCCAGAAATTGAACAAGGACTATCTGATGCTTCTCATTCAAAGATAACTGTCAGTTTCACCCCTCACTTGATGCCAATG AGTCGTGGCATGCAATCAACTATATATGTGGAAATGGTGCCAGGAGTGACAACTGAGGATTTGTACCAGCAGTTGAAGAATTCCTATGAG GATGAAGAATTTGTAGTTTTGCTAGACAAAGGGGTTGTCCCTCGTACAAATGCAATTCGAGGTTCAAATTATTGTTTTCTGAATGTCTTCCCTGATCGAATTCCTGGAAGAGCAATAATTATATCAGTT ATTGATAATCTTGTGAAGGGAGCTTCTGGTCAAGCTCTGCAAAATCTGAATGTTATGATGGGATTTCCGGAAAATACAGGACTTCGCTTACCGCCCATGTTTCCTTGA